The following are from one region of the Petrotoga sibirica DSM 13575 genome:
- the abc-f gene encoding ribosomal protection-like ABC-F family protein yields the protein MISLLLRLENVSHNFGEFYLFYDVDLVINQNDRIALIGKNGAGKTTLLNIISENIEPIEGRVLKKNDLTISLLKQYRLDLNKTDPTLYDFLKESVSKITPEHIVDKNVRSLLVGLGFEEDEWNRNVSGLSGGELTRLSLGKTLSEKTDLLLLDEPTNHLDLFSIDWLINYLKNYKGAMVIVSHDRTFLKQLCNKYWEINNSKIWEFRGTYKEYIQSRKIYINSMNSRKQNLQKEIERLEKMIERYRSWGTEKMVRQAVIRERKLEELKNELQEIQNIEEEKGITIKVPQPTKTGYKIVEVKDLSFSYNEEQKLLENISFELYEDDKLAILGKNGCGKSTLLKLLIGELENHKGSVEWGHNIKIGYLDQVISNLSQESDVLNETWELIKDWKDFEVRKYLGRFGFYSNEVFKKVSELSGGELTRLAIAKILLEKPNVLILDEPTNHLDILTIESMEQALKEYTGAIIFVSHDQSFIENIANKFLLIDRGKSKIANNIEPLLEEIKNTSFKIKKEKKVNKEYVQNKKVKNRIKTLNTEISRIRTESELLFEKLDSLEAKLFEYGDDYNKVLELIEEKNKLEKELTKLQKLESKYVEELNQHTKISNNNFGG from the coding sequence GTGATAAGTTTGCTTTTAAGACTTGAAAATGTATCCCATAATTTTGGTGAATTTTACCTTTTTTACGATGTCGACTTGGTTATAAATCAGAATGATAGGATAGCTTTAATCGGTAAAAACGGTGCTGGAAAAACAACTTTATTGAATATCATTTCAGAAAATATTGAGCCTATCGAAGGACGGGTGCTCAAAAAAAATGATTTAACTATATCTCTTTTAAAGCAATATAGATTAGATTTAAATAAAACAGATCCTACTTTGTATGACTTTTTAAAAGAAAGCGTCTCAAAAATTACACCTGAGCACATAGTCGATAAGAACGTTAGGAGTTTGCTAGTGGGTCTTGGTTTCGAAGAAGACGAATGGAACAGAAATGTTTCTGGTTTAAGTGGTGGTGAATTAACTAGATTATCCCTCGGAAAAACCCTTTCTGAAAAAACCGATTTATTACTTCTTGATGAACCTACCAACCATCTAGATCTCTTTTCTATCGATTGGTTAATCAACTATCTGAAAAATTACAAAGGTGCCATGGTTATCGTATCCCACGACAGGACGTTTTTAAAACAGTTGTGTAACAAATATTGGGAAATAAACAATTCAAAGATTTGGGAATTCAGAGGAACCTATAAAGAGTACATCCAATCACGGAAAATATATATAAATTCAATGAATTCAAGAAAACAGAACCTACAGAAAGAGATCGAAAGACTCGAAAAAATGATAGAGCGTTATAGAAGTTGGGGAACAGAAAAAATGGTTAGACAGGCCGTAATCCGCGAAAGAAAATTAGAAGAGTTAAAAAATGAACTCCAAGAGATTCAAAACATAGAAGAAGAAAAAGGTATAACCATAAAAGTCCCGCAACCCACAAAAACTGGTTACAAGATAGTAGAGGTTAAAGATCTTTCTTTTTCCTACAACGAAGAACAAAAATTACTAGAAAACATCTCTTTTGAACTCTACGAAGATGATAAATTAGCTATATTAGGAAAAAATGGTTGTGGAAAGAGCACTTTACTAAAATTACTGATTGGTGAATTAGAAAATCATAAAGGAAGTGTTGAATGGGGGCACAATATCAAAATCGGATACTTAGATCAAGTTATATCTAATCTCTCTCAAGAATCTGATGTATTGAATGAAACGTGGGAATTGATAAAAGATTGGAAAGACTTCGAAGTAAGAAAGTATCTTGGGAGATTTGGATTCTATTCTAATGAAGTGTTCAAAAAAGTAAGTGAACTCTCTGGTGGAGAACTTACAAGGTTAGCAATCGCTAAAATTTTACTTGAGAAGCCAAACGTATTGATATTAGATGAGCCCACCAACCACTTGGATATTTTAACAATTGAAAGTATGGAGCAAGCACTTAAAGAGTACACAGGAGCCATCATCTTTGTCTCACATGACCAATCTTTTATCGAGAATATAGCCAACAAATTTCTTTTGATAGACAGAGGGAAATCCAAAATCGCCAATAATATTGAACCTCTTTTAGAAGAAATAAAAAACACCTCTTTCAAAATAAAAAAAGAAAAAAAAGTAAACAAAGAATACGTACAAAATAAAAAAGTTAAAAACAGAATAAAAACTTTAAATACTGAAATATCCCGAATCAGGACAGAATCCGAATTACTATTTGAAAAGTTAGATTCACTTGAAGCTAAACTTTTTGAGTATGGGGACGATTATAATAAGGTATTAGAATTAATTGAAGAAAAAAACAAATTAGAAAAGGAACTTACAAAACTACAAAAACTGGAAAGTAAATATGTAGAAGAATTAAACCAACATACTAAAATCTCAAATAATAATTTTGGAGGATAA